One genomic region from Salvia hispanica cultivar TCC Black 2014 chromosome 2, UniMelb_Shisp_WGS_1.0, whole genome shotgun sequence encodes:
- the LOC125206259 gene encoding LOW QUALITY PROTEIN: FK506-binding protein 3-like (The sequence of the model RefSeq protein was modified relative to this genomic sequence to represent the inferred CDS: inserted 2 bases in 2 codons) — MARGGKVSCKRKTRNKVQLEKKGSDESDEDYRVDEDEEFHLSEDDYCSSSLRMNQMRTRKKNMVVKSRKKQVSDSEEEEEEEEEYDDYCVSSVRQQKKSEEDDCDDEDDDIIFFRREDKDDFVDENPSKKSRVSRTEMYEDSYNEESKEIDKLAFSEENEDDDYNESDDSDDEEFAPIEVLKRKNRSNPSKEFKDKNAASRKRKAIKEWGWGRRKKATVTVNSDSDVDVVSSESSDYEYTISEEEREQIKEATQFCKRSNTNLRSSNSLKMTEEEKLVPXKGKRPGRKGKQKVVDLNIEIVRQVCGICLSEEGKNTVKGVLNCCSHYFCFACIMEWSKVESXCPLCKQRFATISRTARTDGGNDLRDAVFPVPERDQVYQPSEEELRGYLDPYENVLCTECLQGGDDAFMLLCDLCDSPAHTYCVGLGREVPDGNWYCDGCRPTALASSNAQVLNSTPDHGPSNNLSVGSSPGCAVRETFDLNEAYVPDTPLSQVSGHSQSPRHAIGHLQPTSPASGSGAFTLHDRATDTASDTSIQKPAS; from the exons ATGGCAAGGGGAGGCAAGGTTAGTTGCAAACGCAAGACGAGAAATAAAGTCCAATTGGAGAAAAAAGGTTCAGATGAGTCTGATGAAGATTATAGGgtggatgaagatgaagagtTTCATTTGTCTGAAGATGACTATTGTTCTTCCTCGCTGAGAATGAATCAGATGAga acaagaaagaaaaatatggtTGTGAAGTCTAGAAAGAAACAGGTATCTGACAgtgaagaggaagaggaagaggaagaggaataTGATGATTATTGTGTTTCTAGTGTGAGGcaacaaaagaaaagtgaagaagACGATTGtgatgatgaggatgatgatattatattttttcgtCGAGAAGATAAGGATGACTTTGTTGATGAGAATCCAAGCAAGAAATCCCGAGTTTCAAGAACCGAGATGTATGAGGATTCATATAATGAGGAATCTAAAGAAATAGATAAACTTGCATttagtgaagaaaatgaagatgatgatTATAATGAGTCTGATGATTCTGATGATGAGGAATTTGCTCCAATTGAGGTTTTGAAAA gaaaaaatagGTCTAATCCTTCAAAAGAATTTAAAGATAAGAACGCTGCTTCAAGGAAAAGGAAAGCAATCAAGGAGTGGGGTTGGGGCAGGAGGAAGAAAGCAACTGTAACTGTGAATTCTGATTCTGATGTTGATGTTGTGAGCTCAGAATCATCTGATTATGAGTACACAATAtcagaagaagagagagaacaGATTAAAGAAGCTACTCAATTTTGTAAAAGGTCGAACACTAATTTAAGGAGCTCTAACTCTTTGAAAATGACTGAAGAGGAAAAGTTAGTGC GTAAAGGGAAACGCCCAGGAAGGAAGGGTAAACAAAAGGTGGTAGATTTGAATATTGAGATTGTGAGGCAAGTTTGTGGGATTTGTTTATCTGAAGAGGGTAAAAACACAGTCAAAGGAGTTTTAAATTGTTGCAGTCATTACTTTTGTTTCGCTTGCATCATGGAATGGTCGAAAGTGGAAT GCTGTCCTCTCTGCAAGCAAAGGTTCGCAACCATCAGTAGAACTGCACGAACGGATGGTGGGAATGATCTAAGGGATGCAGTTTTTCCGGTTCCTGAGCGTGATCAG GTTTATCAGCCATCTGAAGAGGAGCTTAGGGGATATCTTGATCCATACGAAAATGTTCTTTGTACTGAGTGTCTGCAAGGTGGGGATGATGCGTTTATGCTTCTCTGCGACCTCTGCGACTCACCTGCACATACTTACTGTGTTGGTCTCGGACGTGAGGTGCCAGATGGAAATTGGTACTGTGATGGCTGTAGGCCAACAGCCCTTGCTTCCTCAAATGCTCAAGTTCTGAATTCTACTCCTGATCATGGACCAAGCAACAATTTATCAGTTGGCTCATCACCTGGTTGTGCTGTTCGCGAAACTTTCGATCTCAATGAGGCATACGTACCTGACACCCCATTGAGTCAAGTCAGCGGGCACTCTCAATCACCAAGGCATGCAATCGGGCATCTTCAACCCACTTCGCCTGCCTCTGGGTCTGGGGCATTCACTCTGCATGACAGAGCGACGGATACAGCAAGTGATACATCGATTCAGAAGCCGGCAAGCTGA